From Blattabacterium cuenoti, the proteins below share one genomic window:
- a CDS encoding 50S ribosomal protein L25, translating into MKYVNINGKKRNIGKKYLKSIRLSGKVPCILYGKNMNIPFSVSLESFKEFIYTNEVYWVILQIEGEKESIKSIKKEIQFDPINEKIIHADFFEVKENKSITLDIPIKTYGRPIGVSKGGIYSSPIRKLKINALPSFFPEYIKLNIQFLDIGDKITVKDLLGEVKDYKILHPTNTLLAKVKNSRLSSTTSTEITDNDTRSLKEENKEEKKETKKK; encoded by the coding sequence ATGAAATATGTCAATATAAACGGAAAAAAAAGAAATATAGGAAAAAAATATCTAAAATCAATTAGACTTTCAGGAAAAGTTCCTTGTATTTTATATGGAAAAAATATGAATATACCTTTTTCTGTTTCTTTAGAAAGTTTTAAAGAATTTATATATACAAATGAAGTATATTGGGTTATTCTTCAAATAGAAGGAGAGAAAGAAAGTATAAAAAGCATTAAAAAAGAAATACAATTTGATCCTATTAATGAAAAAATTATACATGCAGACTTTTTTGAAGTAAAAGAAAATAAATCTATTACGTTAGATATACCTATCAAAACTTATGGAAGACCTATTGGTGTTTCTAAAGGAGGTATATATTCTTCTCCAATTAGAAAACTAAAAATAAATGCACTTCCATCTTTTTTTCCTGAATACATAAAATTAAATATCCAATTTTTGGATATAGGAGATAAAATAACAGTAAAAGATTTACTTGGAGAAGTAAAGGATTATAAAATTTTACATCCTACTAATACTCTTCTGGCAAAAGTTAAAAACTCTCGTCTATCATCAACAACTTCTACTGAAATAACTGACAATGATACTCGTTCTTTAAAAGAAGAAAATAAAGAAGAAAAAAAAGAGACAAAAAAAAAATAA
- a CDS encoding nucleoside deaminase: protein MKIAIEEALIAFHNDEVPIGAAITYGNKVIARAHNLTETLNNITAHAEMLVLNLASDYMGKKYIQECTLYVTMEPCVMCAGALFFSQIGRVVCGTLSYKRGFLCKGIGLHPKTKFLSGIMKNQCKNLLKEFFSFKRVFKF, encoded by the coding sequence ATGAAAATAGCTATTGAAGAGGCTTTAATTGCTTTTCATAATGATGAAGTTCCTATAGGAGCAGCAATAACATATGGAAATAAAGTTATAGCTAGAGCTCATAATTTAACGGAGACTCTAAATAATATAACCGCACATGCAGAAATGTTAGTACTCAATTTAGCATCTGATTATATGGGTAAAAAATATATCCAAGAATGTACTTTATATGTGACTATGGAACCATGTGTTATGTGTGCTGGAGCCTTATTTTTTTCTCAAATAGGAAGAGTTGTATGTGGTACTCTTTCTTATAAAAGAGGTTTTTTATGTAAAGGAATTGGGTTACATCCAAAAACGAAATTTCTATCTGGAATCATGAAAAATCAATGTAAAAATCTTCTAAAAGAATTTTTTTCTTTTAAGAGAGTTTTTAAATTTTAA
- a CDS encoding DedA family protein produces MSYFWDFFQHLFNPRWIFLHFGNTALFILLAIIFAETGFFIGFFLPGDSLLFTAGIFGKDLCKNFYNVPLIVIILIVASVAILGNIQGYWLGYKSGKLLYKKKDSFFFKKKHLIIAKLFYQKYKTTALIMSRFLPMLRTFAPIVAGAIRVDFKKFMIYNIIGALAWTFSLMLSGHYLDKRFPELKNHLEWIILIIISITTLPIILNIIKKKKILL; encoded by the coding sequence ATGTCATATTTTTGGGATTTTTTTCAGCATTTATTCAATCCTAGATGGATTTTTTTACATTTTGGAAATACAGCTTTATTTATTCTTTTAGCTATTATTTTTGCAGAAACTGGTTTTTTTATTGGTTTTTTTTTACCAGGAGATTCTTTGTTATTTACTGCTGGTATCTTTGGTAAAGATTTATGCAAAAATTTTTATAATGTCCCTCTGATAGTTATTATTTTAATTGTAGCTTCTGTTGCTATACTCGGAAATATACAAGGATATTGGTTAGGATATAAATCTGGAAAACTTTTATATAAAAAAAAGGATTCTTTTTTCTTTAAAAAGAAACATCTTATTATAGCAAAATTATTTTATCAAAAATATAAAACGACTGCATTAATCATGAGTCGTTTTCTTCCAATGTTAAGAACTTTTGCTCCCATAGTAGCAGGAGCTATTCGTGTTGATTTTAAAAAATTTATGATTTATAATATAATAGGAGCCCTAGCTTGGACATTTTCTCTAATGTTGTCTGGACATTATTTAGATAAAAGATTTCCAGAATTGAAAAATCATTTGGAGTGGATAATTTTAATTATTATTTCTATAACAACTTTACCTATAATTCTGAATATTATAAAAAAGAAAAAAATTCTTCTTTAA
- the aroB gene encoding 3-dehydroquinate synthase, whose translation MFFYDEKKKKKNNIFFNEEGYKILENYLLHKVDSIKNTFILVDKNTYQHCLPLLFSYLKILEISNIIKIESGEKEKNIYTCIKIWKNLEELRANRNSLIINLGGGVITDIGGFVASVFKRGIRFINIPTTLLGMVDASVGSKTGVNLEKIKNEIGSFHFPEILIIDHNFLSTLPDREFISGKSEMLKHGLISDENFWVDLKKDLSNKNDNKWKNFIHKSILIKNKIVEKDPFEKGLRKILNFGHTIGHALESYFMDFKNKKLLHGVAVAMGMVYESWISYKINGLPMKHYEEIKFVLSNLYNIHKISSLELEVEKILSIIEHDKKNDRNKINFSLLRKIGICSYNCHVPNLLIKDCFSNI comes from the coding sequence ATGTTTTTTTATGATGAAAAAAAGAAGAAAAAAAATAATATTTTTTTTAATGAAGAGGGATATAAAATATTGGAAAATTATTTACTACATAAAGTAGATTCTATAAAAAATACGTTTATTCTAGTAGATAAAAATACTTATCAGCATTGTCTCCCCTTACTCTTTTCTTATCTAAAAATATTAGAAATATCTAATATTATTAAAATAGAATCAGGAGAAAAAGAAAAAAATATTTATACATGTATTAAAATATGGAAAAATTTAGAAGAATTAAGAGCAAATAGAAATAGTTTAATTATTAATTTAGGAGGAGGAGTTATAACGGATATTGGTGGATTTGTAGCTTCTGTGTTTAAAAGAGGAATACGTTTTATCAATATACCTACTACTTTATTAGGGATGGTAGATGCTTCTGTAGGGAGTAAAACCGGTGTAAATTTAGAAAAGATAAAAAATGAAATTGGTTCTTTTCATTTTCCAGAAATATTGATTATTGATCATAACTTTTTAAGTACTCTTCCGGATAGGGAATTTATTTCAGGAAAATCTGAAATGTTGAAACATGGATTAATTTCAGATGAAAACTTTTGGGTTGATCTTAAAAAAGATTTATCCAATAAAAACGATAATAAATGGAAAAATTTTATTCATAAATCCATTCTGATCAAAAATAAAATTGTAGAAAAAGACCCTTTTGAAAAAGGATTAAGAAAAATTCTGAATTTTGGACATACTATCGGTCATGCTTTGGAAAGTTATTTTATGGATTTTAAGAATAAAAAACTATTACATGGTGTAGCAGTTGCTATGGGAATGGTGTATGAATCTTGGATTTCATACAAAATAAATGGTTTACCTATGAAACATTATGAGGAGATTAAATTTGTTCTTTCTAATTTGTATAACATTCATAAAATATCTTCTTTAGAATTAGAAGTAGAAAAAATATTGTCCATTATAGAACATGATAAAAAAAATGATAGGAATAAAATTAATTTTTCCTTACTAAGGAAAATAGGTATTTGTTCTTACAATTGTCATGTTCCTAATTTATTAATCAAAGACTGTTTTTCTAACATTTAA
- the gyrA gene encoding DNA gyrase subunit A — protein MKEGEKLIPINIEDEMKSSYIDYSMSVIVSRALPDIRDGLKPVHRRVLYGMYQLGIFSNQPYKKSARIVGEVLGKYHPHGDVSVYDTMVRMSQEWTFRYPLIDGQGNFGSLDSDPPAAMRYTEVKMEKISEEMLLDIKKNTVDMQLNFDDSIEEPTVLPTRIPNLLINGSSGIAVGMATNIPPHNLKETIQAIFSYIDNNDISVDSIMKHLKAPDFPTGGVIYGYDGVKKAFHTGRGRIVLRAKIHFEEIEGRECIVVDEIPYQVNKEEMITRTVELMKEGKIDGLYQIRDESDRKGLRVVYILKQNTNPHILLNNLFKHTSLQTYFNVNNIALVHGKPVQLNIKEFIQHFVNHRQDVIIRRTKYELKKYEDRVHILTGFLTILNHIDKMIFLIQKSKDQRDACNKLIDKFHLSKNQSKSILDLRLQSLTSLELDKLKKEHEELIKKISSLNDVLSHYSIRMIIIKKELLDIKNKYQDKRRTEIDYLGNEVNIEDLIENEQVVLTISHAGYIKRTSLSEYKRQGRGGIGNRGAIAREYDFFKHLLIATNHQYLLFFTEKGKCFWLRVYEIPEGSKMSKGRAIQNMIHLQQDDKVNAYILTNDLKNKKYVKNHYVMMITKKGIIKKTSLDNYSRPRKDGINAIVIRKGDSLLEAILTQGNNYVFLAVKSGKIIRFPEKKIRITGRNSSGVIGINFRGKEDSVIGMVSTEEKGHLLVVSEKGFGKRTKIKNYRVTNRGGKGIKTINITKKTGSLISIKHVTDKDDLMIIKKSGILIRISVSEIRVMGRDTQGVRLIHLKKNDSIADVAKVSVNFHS, from the coding sequence ATGAAGGAAGGAGAGAAATTAATTCCTATTAATATTGAGGATGAAATGAAATCATCTTATATCGATTATTCTATGTCTGTTATAGTATCTAGAGCTCTTCCTGATATTAGAGATGGATTAAAACCTGTGCATAGAAGAGTTCTTTACGGAATGTACCAATTAGGAATTTTTTCTAATCAACCTTATAAAAAATCTGCACGTATTGTAGGAGAAGTTTTAGGTAAATATCATCCCCATGGAGATGTTTCTGTTTATGATACGATGGTTCGTATGTCTCAAGAATGGACATTTCGTTACCCATTAATAGATGGGCAAGGTAATTTTGGTTCATTAGATTCAGATCCACCTGCTGCTATGCGTTATACAGAGGTAAAAATGGAAAAAATATCTGAAGAAATGTTATTGGATATCAAAAAAAATACGGTAGATATGCAACTTAATTTTGATGATTCTATAGAAGAACCTACGGTTTTACCTACGAGAATTCCTAATCTTTTAATTAATGGATCATCAGGAATAGCCGTAGGAATGGCTACTAATATACCTCCTCATAATTTAAAAGAAACGATACAAGCTATTTTTTCTTATATCGATAACAATGACATATCTGTAGATAGTATCATGAAGCATTTAAAAGCTCCTGATTTTCCTACTGGAGGAGTCATTTATGGTTATGATGGAGTTAAAAAAGCCTTTCATACTGGTAGAGGACGTATTGTATTACGTGCGAAAATTCATTTTGAAGAAATTGAAGGAAGAGAATGTATTGTGGTAGATGAAATTCCTTATCAAGTAAATAAGGAAGAAATGATTACTAGAACTGTAGAATTAATGAAGGAAGGAAAAATAGATGGTCTTTATCAAATACGAGATGAATCCGATAGAAAAGGATTACGAGTAGTTTATATTCTTAAACAGAACACAAATCCTCATATATTATTAAATAATTTATTTAAACATACATCTTTACAAACTTATTTTAATGTAAATAACATAGCCTTGGTTCATGGAAAACCTGTTCAATTAAATATTAAGGAATTTATACAACATTTTGTTAACCATAGACAAGATGTGATTATTCGAAGAACAAAATATGAATTAAAAAAATATGAAGATCGTGTTCATATTTTAACAGGTTTTTTGACTATATTAAATCATATAGATAAAATGATTTTTTTAATACAAAAATCTAAAGATCAACGTGATGCTTGCAATAAATTAATAGATAAATTTCATTTATCTAAAAACCAATCTAAATCTATTTTAGATTTACGTTTGCAAAGTCTTACATCATTAGAACTTGATAAGCTGAAGAAAGAACATGAAGAGTTAATCAAAAAGATATCATCATTAAATGATGTATTAAGCCACTATTCTATTAGAATGATAATTATTAAAAAAGAACTTTTAGACATAAAAAATAAATATCAAGATAAACGTAGAACAGAAATAGATTATTTAGGAAATGAAGTTAATATAGAAGATCTTATCGAAAATGAACAAGTAGTACTTACTATTTCTCATGCTGGATATATCAAAAGAACTTCTTTATCAGAATACAAACGTCAAGGAAGAGGAGGTATTGGAAATAGAGGAGCTATTGCTAGAGAATATGATTTTTTTAAACATCTTTTAATTGCAACGAATCATCAATATTTGCTTTTTTTTACAGAAAAAGGTAAATGTTTTTGGTTAAGAGTTTATGAGATTCCAGAAGGTTCAAAAATGTCTAAAGGAAGAGCTATACAAAATATGATTCATCTACAGCAAGATGACAAAGTCAATGCATATATTTTAACAAATGATCTTAAGAACAAAAAATATGTAAAGAATCATTATGTGATGATGATCACTAAAAAAGGAATTATTAAAAAAACATCATTAGATAACTATTCACGTCCTAGAAAAGATGGAATAAATGCTATTGTGATTCGTAAGGGGGATTCTTTATTAGAAGCAATTTTAACACAAGGTAATAATTATGTTTTTCTTGCTGTAAAAAGTGGAAAAATAATTCGTTTTCCAGAAAAAAAAATTCGCATAACTGGAAGAAATTCTTCTGGAGTCATAGGAATTAATTTCAGAGGAAAAGAAGATTCCGTCATTGGAATGGTATCTACAGAAGAAAAAGGACATTTATTGGTTGTTTCGGAAAAAGGTTTTGGAAAAAGAACAAAAATAAAAAATTATCGTGTAACTAATCGTGGAGGTAAAGGAATCAAAACAATAAACATTACAAAAAAAACAGGAAGTTTAATTTCTATTAAACATGTAACCGATAAAGATGATCTTATGATTATTAAAAAATCAGGCATACTTATACGTATTTCTGTATCCGAAATAAGAGTTATGGGAAGAGATACTCAAGGTGTAAGATTAATTCATCTAAAAAAAAATGATTCTATTGCAGATGTAGCAAAAGTTAGTGTGAATTTTCATTCATAA
- the ruvB gene encoding Holliday junction branch migration DNA helicase RuvB, with translation MSNIEETLSPKKIQDFVGQYDILENLKIFIQAAKKRKESLDHILFHGPPGLGKTTLAYIVANELGVKIYVTSGSILDKPGDLAGLLIHLKLNDVLFIDEIHRLSPIVEEYLYSAMEHYKIDIIIDSGSNARTVQIDLSPFTLIGATTRSGLLTAPMRSRFGINNRLTFYKKELLKNIINRSAKILNIPITEEASSEISNRSRGTPRIANSLLRRVRDFAQIKGNGTIDLHICNLGLKALKVDQYGLDEMDNRILTSIINHFKGGPVGLNTIATAVSENSDTIEEVYEPYLIQEGYLIRTPRGRKATLLAYQHLKKNFDKKKKEEK, from the coding sequence GTGTCAAATATAGAAGAAACTTTAAGTCCAAAAAAAATTCAAGATTTTGTTGGACAATATGATATTTTAGAAAATTTAAAAATTTTTATTCAAGCTGCTAAAAAAAGAAAAGAATCCTTAGATCATATTTTATTTCATGGACCTCCAGGATTGGGAAAAACAACGTTAGCTTATATTGTAGCTAATGAATTAGGAGTTAAAATATATGTAACTTCAGGATCTATTTTAGATAAACCGGGAGATTTAGCGGGTTTACTTATTCATCTAAAATTAAATGATGTTCTTTTTATTGACGAAATTCATCGATTATCACCTATAGTAGAAGAATATTTGTATTCTGCTATGGAACATTATAAAATAGATATTATCATAGATTCTGGATCTAACGCTAGAACTGTACAAATAGATTTATCACCTTTTACTTTAATAGGAGCAACAACAAGATCTGGTTTGTTGACAGCCCCTATGCGTTCTAGATTTGGAATTAATAATCGTTTAACCTTTTATAAAAAAGAATTATTAAAAAATATAATCAATCGAAGTGCAAAAATATTGAATATTCCAATAACAGAAGAAGCTTCTTCTGAAATTTCTAATCGAAGTAGAGGAACTCCACGTATAGCAAATTCTTTACTTCGTAGAGTTCGTGATTTTGCTCAAATAAAAGGAAATGGAACTATAGATTTACATATTTGTAATTTAGGATTAAAAGCTCTTAAAGTGGATCAATATGGATTAGATGAAATGGATAATAGAATTCTTACTTCTATCATTAATCATTTTAAAGGAGGGCCTGTTGGATTAAATACAATAGCAACAGCTGTCAGCGAAAATTCTGATACGATAGAAGAAGTTTATGAACCTTATCTTATTCAAGAAGGATATTTAATAAGGACACCTAGAGGTAGGAAAGCTACTTTATTAGCTTATCAACATTTAAAAAAAAATTTTGATAAGAAAAAGAAAGAGGAAAAATAA
- a CDS encoding adenylosuccinate synthase, protein MPSNVIVGLQWGDEGKGKITDLFSKNSDYVIRYQGGNNSGHSIHINNRYFTLHLIPSGIVYSHVKCIIGPGMVVDPKYLIQEIKNLESIGLKTSKIFLAKRAHITMPYHPLLDKYKEDSLGEKSIGTTHRGIGPTYEDKIARIGIRLLDFLNLKNFYKKLKDNVDYKNLIITKVYKKEPISFMKIYDEYIEYAKILKPRIIDAVLDIHKAFHEGKRILFEGAQAMLLDINYGTYPYVTTSSTSTGGVSIGSGIPPSFLMNFIGVAKAYCTRVGYGPFPTEIKNKKINYIIREKGKEYGTTTNRQRRCGWLDLIALKYSCIINGINYLILTKLDILSHLDSIKICIGYQKNGINIKHFPAYIEKELKANYIDIPGWKKDISHIKEYEELPKNCKKYINFIEGYLNLDIILISIGSERNQNIIKNKSSFLKIFS, encoded by the coding sequence ATGCCTTCAAATGTTATTGTTGGTCTCCAATGGGGTGACGAGGGAAAAGGAAAGATCACAGATTTATTTTCTAAAAATTCGGATTATGTTATTCGTTATCAAGGAGGAAATAATTCAGGTCATTCCATTCACATTAATAATCGTTATTTTACTCTTCACTTAATTCCTTCTGGAATTGTTTATTCTCATGTAAAATGTATTATAGGTCCCGGAATGGTAGTGGATCCTAAATATTTGATCCAAGAAATCAAAAATTTAGAATCCATAGGATTAAAAACATCTAAAATTTTTTTAGCAAAAAGAGCACATATAACTATGCCTTATCATCCTTTGTTAGATAAATATAAAGAAGATTCTTTAGGTGAAAAATCTATTGGAACTACACATCGTGGAATTGGACCTACTTATGAAGATAAAATAGCACGTATAGGTATCCGTTTACTAGACTTTTTGAATCTAAAAAATTTTTATAAAAAATTAAAAGATAATGTAGATTACAAAAATCTAATTATAACAAAAGTGTATAAAAAAGAACCTATTTCTTTTATGAAAATATATGATGAGTATATAGAATATGCTAAAATTCTGAAACCAAGAATTATTGATGCTGTTCTAGATATTCATAAAGCTTTTCATGAGGGAAAAAGAATTCTTTTTGAAGGGGCTCAAGCTATGTTATTAGATATAAACTATGGAACATATCCATATGTAACAACTTCTTCTACTTCCACAGGAGGAGTAAGTATAGGATCAGGGATACCACCTTCTTTTTTGATGAATTTTATAGGAGTAGCAAAAGCTTATTGTACACGTGTAGGATACGGTCCATTTCCTACAGAAATAAAAAATAAAAAAATAAATTATATAATACGTGAAAAAGGAAAAGAATATGGAACCACAACTAATAGACAAAGGAGATGTGGCTGGTTAGATTTAATAGCTTTAAAATATTCTTGTATAATTAATGGAATAAATTATTTAATTCTGACTAAATTAGATATATTAAGTCATTTAGATTCCATAAAAATTTGTATAGGATATCAAAAAAATGGGATAAATATTAAACATTTTCCAGCATATATAGAAAAAGAACTAAAAGCTAATTATATAGATATTCCTGGTTGGAAAAAAGACATATCCCACATTAAAGAATATGAAGAATTACCGAAAAATTGCAAAAAATACATTAACTTTATTGAAGGTTATCTAAATTTAGATATTATATTAATATCCATAGGATCTGAAAGAAACCAAAATATCATAAAAAATAAATCTTCTTTTTTGAAAATTTTTTCTTAA
- the purB gene encoding adenylosuccinate lyase, whose translation MKEYKNPFVERYSSQEMLYNFSPKKKFLTWRKLWLYLAESQKKLGLDITDEQIKDLKNHLDDIDFDQVNSYEKKFRHDVMAHLYAFGKKAVIAKPIIHLGATSAFLVDNTDLILIRDGLKIIIKKIINVIFRLRNLTLEYHNTPTLAFTHYQPAQLTTVGKRSSLWIQSLLFDMEELEFRLHNLCFRGVKGTVGSSASFKEIFDGNLQKVKDMEKEISGKFGFKKVFPITSQTYDRKVDAQILNLLSNISLSSHKFSNDVRLLQNLKEMEEPFEEKQIGSSAMAYKINPIRCERMSSLAKYVISLSNSANMVAATQWLERTLDDSANRRLVIPQSFLAIDAILIIWNNVLENIIVYPKMIEKNIVQELPFLITESIIVECVKNRGADRQFIHSRLRIHSINSKSRMKLEGKENDFLQRVLNDEKIPIDEKTIKKMLNTKELIGFSSDQSLEFIEKKVNPLLDRFSFFIDSDIELKV comes from the coding sequence GTGAAAGAATATAAGAACCCTTTTGTAGAACGATATAGTAGTCAAGAAATGTTGTATAATTTTTCTCCAAAAAAAAAATTTTTAACATGGAGAAAATTATGGTTATATCTAGCTGAAAGCCAGAAAAAATTAGGTTTAGATATTACGGATGAACAAATCAAAGATTTAAAAAATCATTTAGATGATATTGATTTTGATCAAGTCAATTCTTATGAAAAAAAATTTCGTCATGATGTCATGGCTCATTTGTATGCTTTTGGAAAAAAAGCAGTCATAGCTAAACCTATTATTCATCTAGGAGCAACAAGCGCCTTTTTAGTAGATAATACAGATCTTATTCTTATACGAGACGGATTAAAAATAATTATTAAAAAAATTATTAATGTTATTTTTCGTCTTAGAAATTTAACCTTAGAATATCACAATACACCTACTTTAGCCTTTACCCACTATCAACCGGCACAATTAACTACGGTGGGAAAACGATCTTCTTTATGGATTCAAAGTTTATTATTTGACATGGAAGAATTAGAATTTAGATTACATAATCTATGTTTCAGAGGGGTCAAGGGAACTGTGGGCTCATCCGCTAGTTTTAAGGAAATATTTGATGGAAATTTACAAAAAGTAAAAGATATGGAAAAAGAAATATCTGGTAAATTTGGATTTAAAAAAGTTTTTCCTATAACTAGTCAAACTTATGATAGAAAAGTAGATGCACAAATATTAAATCTTTTATCCAATATTTCTTTATCTTCTCATAAATTTAGTAATGATGTTCGCTTATTACAAAATTTAAAAGAAATGGAAGAACCTTTTGAAGAAAAACAAATTGGATCAAGTGCTATGGCTTATAAAATAAATCCAATTCGTTGTGAACGAATGTCTTCTTTAGCAAAATATGTTATTTCTTTATCCAATAGTGCTAATATGGTTGCAGCTACTCAATGGTTGGAAAGAACATTAGATGATTCAGCTAATAGAAGATTGGTTATTCCCCAATCGTTTTTAGCAATAGATGCTATTTTAATAATATGGAACAATGTATTAGAAAATATAATAGTGTACCCTAAAATGATTGAAAAAAATATAGTTCAAGAACTTCCCTTTTTAATTACTGAATCTATTATTGTAGAGTGTGTAAAAAATAGAGGAGCAGATAGACAATTTATTCATTCTAGACTTAGAATTCATTCTATAAATTCTAAATCTAGAATGAAATTAGAGGGAAAAGAAAACGATTTTTTACAACGTGTTTTAAATGATGAAAAAATACCAATTGATGAGAAAACAATAAAAAAAATGTTAAATACTAAGGAATTAATAGGATTTTCTTCTGATCAATCTTTAGAGTTTATTGAAAAAAAAGTGAATCCTCTTTTAGACAGATTTTCTTTTTTCATTGATTCAGATATAGAACTTAAAGTTTAA